In a genomic window of Magnolia sinica isolate HGM2019 chromosome 14, MsV1, whole genome shotgun sequence:
- the LOC131224790 gene encoding uncharacterized protein LOC131224790 isoform X1 → MAPLRTAGFDPGWEHGVAQDTRKKKVKCNYCGKIVSGGIYRLKQHLARLSGEVTHCKRAPEEVHLKMKENLEGYQASKKKRKSDEEQATIGLHSNNDGIKEEKPVDYRPRGKQAIADKGMAKNLAPLRSLGLVDPGWEHGVAQDERKKKVKCNYCEKIVSGGINRFKQHLAKIPGEVAPCKKAPEEVFHKIKENMKWHRSVRRQRQPQGKETSTFYRQSFTDHDDDGNDDNDVEEAVDGRSKEKQIIDDKIFTPTGKATGKRSSRGRPPSSGTCSTEPQHKKLKSDYIHAMLLNSGRPSSNKETKLKTCSNRKALKEVISAICKFFYHAAVPFTAASSPYFQKMLDLVGQYGPGLKGPSGRMIYGQFLQDEIATIKQCQVEFKASWAITGCTIMADSWEDVQGRTLINLWVSCPRGAYFVLHVDASNIIEDATSLFRLLDRVVEEVGEENVVQVVTGNTASYRAAGKLLEEKRRSLFWTPCAAYSIDRVLEDLVKIKWVSECMDKGKKVTKFIYNCSWLLDLMRKEFTEGRDIVRPAVTRYATSFITLQSLLDHKACLKKMFQSNKWTSSHFAKLDEGKEVEKIVLNSTFWKKTQYVCKSVAPIMEVLQKVDSDEGLSMASIYNNIYGAKLAIKVVHGDDARKYGPFWSVIDNHWNSLFHHPLYAASYFLNPSYRHRSDFLAHPEVIRGLNECIVRLEPDNGRRVSASMQISDFVSAKADFGSELAIRTRTELEPAAWWQQHGINCLQLQRIAIRILSQRCSSFVCEHSWSSFDQMHSKMRNRLSQKRLNDLIHVHYNLRLRERQLRRNLDESISLDTILLESLLEDWILETEKPAFQENKVIPYNEMEQAEANENRAKENGVVKAEANEPMDTDNLGVVEPLQVHHPVAMIAIADNNDDDLDFLDDGLSD, encoded by the exons ATGGCCCCACTTCGAACGGCAGGATTCGATCCAGGATGGGAACATGGTGTTGCCCAGGacacaagaaagaaaaaagtgaaaTGCAATTATTGTGGGAAAATAGTTAGTGGTGGTATATATCGATTAAAACAACATTTAGCTAGACTTTCGGGGGAAGTTACACATTGTAAAAGGGCTCCAGAGGAAGTACAtctgaaaatgaaagaaaatctgGAGGGATATCAGGCTAGCAAGAAAAAACGCAAATCTGATGAAGAACAAGCAACTATTGGTTTACACTCTAATAATGATGGCATTAAGGAAGAAAAGCCTGTGGACTACCGGCCCAGGGGGAAACAGGCAATTGCTGATAAGGGCATGGCAAAAAATTTGGCACCGCTTCGATCGTTAGGCCTTGTTGATCCTGGATGGGAACATGGTGTTGCTCAAgatgagaggaagaagaaggttaAATGCAATTACTGTGAAAAAATAGTTAGCGGCGGTATAAACCGATTCAAACAACATCTAGCTAAGATTCCTGGTGAAGTTGCACCTTGTAAAAAGGCTCCTGAGGAAGTATTtcataaaattaaagaaaatatgaAATGGCACCGTAGTGTTAGGAGACAGAGGCAACCTCAAGGTAAAGAAACTTCAACTTTCTATAGGCAGTCATTTACtgatcatgatgatgatggcAATGATGACAATGATGTTGAAGAAGCTGTAGATGGTAGAAGTAAGGAAAAGCAGATTATTGATGATAAAATTTTTACTCCCACTGGTAAAGCCACTGGAAAAAGATCTAGTAGGGGCAGGCCACCAAGCAGTGGCACTTGCAGTACAGAACCACAACATAAAAAGTTGAAATCAGATTATATTCATGCAATGTTGCTAAATAGTGGCAGACCATCATCCAACAAGGAAACAAAACTAAAGACATGTTCAAACCGAAAAGCTCTGAAGGAAGTGATCTCTGCAATCTGCAAATTTTTCTATCATGCTGCTGTACCATTTACAGCTGCCAGCTCCCCATATTTTCAGAAGATGCTGGATTTGGTTGGTCAATATGGCCCAGGTTTGAAAGGCCCTTCTGGTAGAATGATTTACGGTCAGTTTCTCCAGGATGAAATTGCAACCATTAAACAATGTCAAGTGGAATTCAAAGCTTCTTGGGCAATCACCGGCTGCACTATCATGGCAGATAGTTGGGAAGATGTGCAGGGTAGGACACTAATCAATCTTTGGGTATCTTGCCCACGCGGTGCATACTTTGTCTTGCATGTCGATGCTTCCAATATCATAGAAGACGCCACAAGTCTTTTTAGACTGTTGGATAGAGTTGTGGAGGAAGTGGGTGAGGAAAACGTGGTGCAG GTGGTCACTGGAAATACTGCAAGCTATAGGGCTGCTGGGAAGTTGCTAGAGGAGAAGAGGAGGAGTTTATTTTGGACACCATGTGCAGCCTACAGCATTGATCGAGTACTTGAAGATCTTGTGAAGATAAAATGGGTGAGTGAGTGCATGGACAAAGGCAAAAAAGTTACAAAGTTCATATATAATTGCAGTTGGCTGTTAGATCTCATGAGAAAAGAATTTACAGAAGGTAGAGATATTGTTAGGCCAGCTGTTACGAGGTATGCCACTAGTTTCATTACTTTACAGAGCTTGTTGGACCATAAGGCCTGTCTTAAAAAGATGTTTCAGTCAAACAAATGGACTTCATCTCATTTTGCGAAACTAGATGAAGGTAAGGAAGTCGAGAAGATTGTCTTAAACTCTACATTCTGGAAGAAGACGCAATATGTATGCAAGTCCGTGGCCCCAATCATGGAAGTGCTTCAGAAGGTGGATAGTGACGAAGGCCTATCAATGGCATCAATTTATAACAACATATACGGAGCTAAGCTTGCTATTAAAGTTGTTCATGGTGATGATGCACGGAAATATGGGCCattttggagtgtaatagacaaCCATTGGAATTCGTTGTTCCATCATCCTCTCTATGCAGCATCGTACTTTCTGAATCCATCGTACCGCCACCGTTCCGATTTCTTAGCG CATCCTGAGGTAATTCGTGGTCTAAATGAATGTATAGTTCGACTAGAACCAGATAATGGAAGGAGAGTTTCTGCATCTATGCAG ATTTCTGATTTTGTTTCCGCAAAAGCAGATTTTGGATCTGAACTGGCTATAAGAACTAGAACAGAGCTTGAGCCAG CTGCTTGGTGGCAACAACATGGGATTAATTGCTTACAGCTCCAGCGGATTGCCATACGCATATTAAGCCAGAGATGCTCTTCGTTTGTTTGCGAACACAGCTGGAGTTCATTTGATCAGATGCATAGTAAAATGCGGAATCGTCTGTCTCAGAAAAGATTGAATGACCTTATCCATGTCCACTACAACTTGCGCCTCAGGGAACGGCAATTAAGGCGAAATCTTGATGAATCCATCTCCCTGGATACCATCTTGTTAGAAAGCTTATTGGAGGATTGGATTTTAGAGACAGAGAAGCCAGCTTTCCAGGAAAATAAG GTGATTCCTTATAATGAGATGGAACAGGCTGAGGCAAATGAAAACAGGGCGAAAGAGAATGGAGTTGTTAAAGCAGAGGCAAATGAGCCTATGGATACAGATAATCTGGGTGTAGTCGAACCGCTACAGGTTCATCATCCTGTTGCTATGATTGCCATTGCCGACAACAACGATGATGATCTTGATTTTCTTGATGATGGTTTGAGCGATTAG
- the LOC131224790 gene encoding uncharacterized protein LOC131224790 isoform X5 — protein MQVDDARELLGFSSDSHPTPSQIKAAYRRKAWESHPDRFPAHEKSHAESKFKSISEAYSCLQAAAKQERGNFVAA, from the exons ATGCAGGTCGATGACGCGCGGGAGCTCCTAGGGTTTTCATCCGATTCTCATCCCACTCCATCTCAG ATTAAAGCAGCATATAGAAGAAAAGCATGGGAGTCCCATCCAGACCGTTTTCCAGCACATGAAAAATCTCATGCAGAATCCAAATTTAAATCG ATTTCAGAAGCATACTCATGCCTGCAGGCTG CAGCCAAACAAGAAAGAGGGAACTTTGTTGCTGCATGA
- the LOC131224790 gene encoding uncharacterized protein LOC131224790 isoform X6, with protein sequence MQVDDARELLGFSSDSHPTPSQIKAAYRRKAWESHPDRFPAHEKSHAESKFKSISEAYSCLQAAKQERGNFVAA encoded by the exons ATGCAGGTCGATGACGCGCGGGAGCTCCTAGGGTTTTCATCCGATTCTCATCCCACTCCATCTCAG ATTAAAGCAGCATATAGAAGAAAAGCATGGGAGTCCCATCCAGACCGTTTTCCAGCACATGAAAAATCTCATGCAGAATCCAAATTTAAATCG ATTTCAGAAGCATACTCATGCCTGCAGGCTG CCAAACAAGAAAGAGGGAACTTTGTTGCTGCATGA
- the LOC131224790 gene encoding uncharacterized protein LOC131224790 isoform X3: MQVDDARELLGFSSDSHPTPSQIKAAYRRKAWESHPDRFPAHEKSHAESKFKSISEAYSCLQADLLILIGLTRIFQFCLRNLFEGFGEASVAPTCCAGPQKGK; the protein is encoded by the exons ATGCAGGTCGATGACGCGCGGGAGCTCCTAGGGTTTTCATCCGATTCTCATCCCACTCCATCTCAG ATTAAAGCAGCATATAGAAGAAAAGCATGGGAGTCCCATCCAGACCGTTTTCCAGCACATGAAAAATCTCATGCAGAATCCAAATTTAAATCG ATTTCAGAAGCATACTCATGCCTGCAGGCTG ATTTATTGATTTTAATAGGGTTAACAAGGATTTTCCAGTTTTGCCTGAGGAATTTGTTTGAGGGTTTTGGGGAAGCAAGTGTGGCCCCAACTTGCTGCGCTGGACCTCAAAAGGGGAAATAA
- the LOC131225955 gene encoding uncharacterized mitochondrial protein AtMg00810-like → MVSCPSHVKLIGSKWVFSVKLRPDRSVDRYKARLVALGNRQEYGVDYEETFAPVAKMTIVCTIIAIAASQGWSLCQMAVKNAFLHSDLQENVYMTPPPGLCSSSTSNVFYVDDIVITGTDSALIDQLKQHLHDLFHVKDLGSLRYFLSLEVQSDSSGVFLHQHKYTEDLISLSGWQDSSSVGTPLEVNVKYRREEGDLLPDPMVFRQLVGSLNYLTITWPDISFVVQQVSQFLQSPRHLHLAAVLRIIRYLRGPSHRGLFFSTGTPLRLMAFSDADWAGCPDTRRSVTEWYMFLGDSLISWKKQKQKQMGLQVGHCMFGGSFCVLVLG, encoded by the exons ATGGTCTCTTGTCCTTCTCATGTCAAGCTAATTGGGTCTAAGTGGGTTTTTTCTGTGAAACTTCGGCCTGATAGGTCTGTGGACCGTTATAAGGCTCGTTTGGTTGCCCTTGGTAACCGCCAGGAGTACGGGgttgactatgaggagacctttgctccTGTTGCTAAAATGACAATTGTGTGTACTATTATTGCCATCGCAGCCTCTCAGGGATGGTCCCTTTGCCAAATGGCTGTGAAGAATGCATTTCTTCACAGTGATTTACAGGAAAATGTTTACATGACACCTCCTCCTGGCCTCTGCTCGTCATCAACGTCGAATGTGT tttatgtcGACGACATTGTCATCACTGGGACTGATTCTGCCCTCATTGATCAACTCAAGCAACATCTTCATGATTTATTCCATGTAAAGGATCTTGGTTCTCTTCGGTATTTCCTCAGTTTGGAGGTTCAGTCCGATTCCTCTGGGGTTTTCCTGCATCAGCATAAATACACGGAGGACTTGATTTCCTTGTCTGGTTGGCAGGACTCCTCTTCAGTGGGTACCCCTTTGGAAGTGAATGTCAAGTATCGACGTGAGGAGGGGGATCTCCTTCCTGATCCCATGGTGTTTCGACAGTTAGTTGGTAGTCTCAATTATCTCACTATTACATGGCCTGACATCTCATTTGTTGTCCAGCAAGTCAGTCAATTTCTGCAGTCTCCTCGCCACCTTCATCTTGCCGCAGTCCTTCGAATTATTCGATATCTCCGGGGTCCCTCTCACCGTGGCTTGTTCTTCTCTACTGGTACTCCTCTTCGCCTTATGGCTTTTagtgatgctgattgggcaggaTGTCCTGATACTCGCCGGTCTGTCACCGAGTGGTAtatgtttcttggtgattcaCTTATCTCTTGGAAG aaacaaaaacaaaaacaaatgggTTTGCAGGTGGGGCATTGTATGTTTGGGGGTAGCTTTTGTGTTTTAGTTCTCGGATGA
- the LOC131225541 gene encoding pentatricopeptide repeat-containing protein At5g66520-like, whose product MAAQVVLQPSPPSLGPRKTHHHHRLGTFHALESCSTMSELKQFHSQIIRLGLSSDNDAIGRVLKFCAISEFGDLNYALQLFDRIPQPDAFIYNTIIRGQLQTQSTRTCILLYTQMLCRSVLPNKFTFPSVIRACCIEDSIEEGKQVHAHVLKLGFWKDEFSQNNLIHMYVNSYCLDDARRVFDKMPRRDVISWTTLISGYSRWGLVDDACKVFEMMPERNSISWNAMIAAYVQSSRFQEAFSLFNQMRAEKVELDKFAAASMLAACTGLGALEQGEWIHRHVEKSGIELDTKLATTIIDMYCKCGCLEKAYEVFSGLSHQGLSSWNCMIGGLAMHGQGEAALKLFKEMENEKVAPDDITLVNVLNACAHAGLVQEGRHYFDHVTKTYEIEPKMEHFGCMVDLLGRAGLLDEARKLIDEMPMSPDAGVLGALLGACKIHGNIDLGEQVGKRVIELEPQNSGRYILLANLYASVGRWDDVANVRTLMNDRGVNKAPGCSMIELDGVVSEFIAGGRSHPRAKEIYLKVDEMLQCIRSAGYVPDTDGVLHDIDEEEKENPLYYHSEKLAIAYGLLNTSPGATIRISKNLRVCRDCHHASKLISKVFDREIVVRDRSRFHHFRGGECSCKDYW is encoded by the coding sequence ATGGCAGCGCAGGTGGTGCTCCAACCCTCTCCGCCCTCTCTCGGACCCCGCAaaacccaccaccaccaccgacTCGGCACCTTCCATGCACTCGAATCGTGCTCCACCATGTCCGAACTCAAGCAATTCCATTCCCAAATCATCCGCCTTGGCCTCTCTTCCGACAACGATGCCATTGGCCGCGTCCTCAAGTTCTGTGCCATCTCTGAATTCGGTGATCTAAACTACGCCCTCCAACTGTTTGATAGAATTCCCCAACCAGATGCCTTCATCTACAATACCATCATTAGAGGCCAGTTGCAAACCCAATCCACCAGAACCTGCATTCTCTTGTACACCCAGATGCTGTGTCGGTCTGTCTTGCCTAATAAATTCACGTTCCCATCCGTTATCAGAGCCTGCTGCATCGAAGATTCGATCGAGGAAGGGAAGCAGGTCCATGCccatgttttgaaacttgggttTTGGAAAGATGAGTTCTCCCAGAACAATCTGATTCACATGTACGTTAATTCCTATTGTTTGGATGATGCTCGGcgtgtgttcgataaaatgcctcgCCGGGACGTTATCTCTTGGACCACATTGATAAGTGGGTATTCTCGGTGGGGCCTTGTAGATGATGCTTGTAAGGTTTTCGAGATGATGCCTGAGAGGAATTCCATATCTTGGAATGCCATGATTGCAGCATATGTCCAGAGCAGTCGGTTCCAGGAGGCGTTTTCTCTTTTCAATCAGATGCGGGCTGAGAAAGTGGAATTGGATAAGTTTGCAGCAGCGAGCATGTTGGCGGCGTGTACTGGCTTGGGGGCTCTTGAGCAAGGAGAATGGATACATAGGCATGTAGAGAAGAGTGGGATTGAATTGGATACAAAACTGGCGACGACAATCATCGACATGTATTGCAAATGCGGGTGCCTCGAGAAGGCTTATGAAGTCTTCAGTGGCCTGTCGCATCAGGGACTCTCTTCATGGAATTGCATGATTGGGGGTCTAGCAATGCATGGGCAGGGTGAAGCTGCCCTCAAGCTTTTCAAGGAAATGGAGAATGAGAAAGTAGCGCCAGACGACATCACACTTGTCAATGTTCTCAATGCATGTGCCCATGCTGGTTTGGTGCAAGAGGGTCGCCATTACTTCGACCACGTAACCAAAACTTATGAAATTGAACCCAAGATGGAGCATTTtggatgcatggttgatttgctTGGTAGGGCTGGGTTACTCGACGAAGCCAGAAAGCTCATTGATGAGATGCCCATGAGCCCTGATGCAGGTGTCTTGGGTGCCCTTCTTGGGGCATGTAAGATCCATGGCAATATCGATTTGGGAGAGCAAGTGGGGAAACGGGTCATTGAGCTGGAGCCTCAAAATAGCGGGCGATACATCCTACTAGCCAACCTTTACGCTAGTGTTGGCAGATGGGACGATGTAGCTAATGTGAGGACACTGATGAACGACAGGGGAGTAAACAAGGCCCCTGGTTGTTCTATGATTGAATTGGATGGTGTTGTTAGTGAATTCATTGCTGGGGGGCGGTCTCATCCTCGAGCAAAAGAGATCTACTTGAAGGTTGATGAGATGTTGCAATGTATAAGGTCTGCAGGTTATGTGCCCGACACGGATGGAGTTCTGCATGACATTGATGAGGAAGAGAAGGAGAATCCATTGTACTATCACAGCGAGAAGCTTGCTATTGCCTATGGGTTGTTGAACACAAGCCCTGGGGCGACGATTCGGATATCAAAGAATTTGAGAGTATGCAGAGATTGCCACCATGCTAGCAAGCTCATATCGAAGGTGTTCGACCGGGAAATAGTCGTGCGGGATCGGAGCCGCTTCCACCATTTCAGAGGAGGAGAATGTTCTTGCAAGGATTATTGGTGA